The segment CAAAGGAAATGCCTGTGTAACGTGCCCTAATGGGGAATTTATCAACCAGTAACTTTACAATTGGCCCACACATCAAACCATTGAGAAGACCATAGAGTAGCATCGCTAAGCCAATATTTAAGTAGTTGCCACTTAACATAAGCGTGAAAAGCAGGGGTGTGGTTGCTGCAATCATGAGCAAGCTGAGCTGATATTGTTTTTCAGGCTGCCATTTATCTGCAACCCATGCTAATAAGGGGATGAATAAGCATACTGTGCTTTCACCGAATATCGCAAAAAATGTTGCATGATGTGTGGGTAGCTCAACGCTTTGGGTTAAAAAAGCAACAATGTAGATATTTAAAATATAAACATAGATGCCCGTAAATGCAGCAATTGCAGCAACATAGTAAAAGCTATTTTTATATGTTTTGCATAATTGTAAAAGAGAGAGTGTGATTGCTTTTTGGGTGTGCCTTTGCTCTAAGTATACGCTTGATTCTGCAATGCCTTGACGCAACCAAAGACCTACAAAGCAACTCAGTCCTCCCATGATAAAGGGTATGCGCCACGCCCACGCAGGCATTGATGGTAAACTAACGATAAAGGCAGCTAATCCACCCAATACCATTCCAAAGGCAGCAGCGCTGCTTACCCAGCTGCCGGCAAGGCATGGGTTGGTTGAACCAATTTTTTCTGTCAAGAAAATGCCAGCACCATTAAATTCACCGCTGACAGCAATACCTTGCAACATTCTTAAAATGAGTAAGCAAAGAGGTGCTGCTATGCCCCAATCGGCATATGCAGGCAAGCAACCAATCATCAATGTAGCTAAACCCATGAGTATCATCGAAATACTAAGCGCGGGCTTTCTGCCAAAGTGATCGCCGATATAACCGAAGAGTATTGCACCGAGTGGGCGCATCACATAACCAATTGCAAAAATAGCGTAGGTTTTAATGGTTGCGATAAAAGCATCTTGGGCAGGGAAAAAGAGGCTAGACAACTTTAGAGCAAGATAGCCATAGAAAGTGTATTCAGCCCATTCTAAAAGTGTGCCAATCGTTGTGATGCTGATTAGCATGAATCGTTGTTTGCTTTCTTGTATCTGGCTAACGGATGACATATTAGTTTAACTTCTCTTTTCTTTCGCTAAAGTTTCTTTGATAAAAAAGGACAATACAAAAGCCAGCAATGCACAAATAGGCAATATCAGCGTTGCTTTTTGATAATCTTGTGAAGAATATTGTACTAATCCATTAATGACTTGACCTTGAGAGTGGTAGGTGATTAACCAGCCTAAGAGTGGCATTAGCATGGCACCGAGTAGAACGGAGAACATGTTTGCAATTGCCATCGAAAAACCAGACACCTCTTTGTCATGCAATTCACCAGCAATGGTATAAGACGCGATCAAGCCTGTATTGGTTAAACCAAAAGTGAAGGTTAGAATGAATAATAAGAATAAGGGGATACTTGGACAATAAAAAATAATGGGTAGTATGATTAAACTACAAAGACTAGAAAAGGTCATAATGGGACGTCTTCCAAAGTGATCGGCGAGCCAACCTGCAATGGGACCTCCGACAGCCCAACCGACAAAGAGTAAAGAAACAGCAATTTCAGCTTGGTGTTCTGTGATGAGATGTATATTTTTCAAAAATTGCTTACCCCACAATTCGCCCATCACATCACTGGGAGCATAGAGTAAGCCTGCAAAAATGGCATTGAGCCAAGTATATCTGTTTAAGAGTACTTTTTTAAAAGCGCCTTTTTGAGCTGTTGGGCGTGAGGCGGGGGGCTTTGATGCGCTTGCATCAGCAGTTTTATGTTTGGGATGATTGCGAACAATTGTGAAAATGAGTACAGATAAGGTAAAAAATACCACGCTATAGCAAGTAAAAGCAGAGCGCCAACCCACTGCATTGACGAGGTAAGGAGCCAAACCATTACCAATAGAAGCACCTGCCATACCCAATGCTTGTGTAATACCAACGATCATCGCCAGCTGACTTGGCTTAAACCAGGTTGTAATGAGTTTCAAGGCACCGACAAAGGCTGTTGCTGAGCAAAAACCTAACACAATGCGAGAGGCAATAGCCATATCAAAGATTGAGGCAGAGGCAAACAGTAAACTACTGATTCCACATAAAAAGACAGCTATTGTAAGTAATAGCCGCGGGCCAAACCTATCAACCAAATAACCCACAGGCATTTGCATGATAACGTAGGGTAAATAAAAAGCAGCACCTAGAAAACCAATTTCTAATTCTGTTGT is part of the Candidatus Berkiella cookevillensis genome and harbors:
- a CDS encoding MFS transporter, with product MSSVSQIQESKQRFMLISITTIGTLLEWAEYTFYGYLALKLSSLFFPAQDAFIATIKTYAIFAIGYVMRPLGAILFGYIGDHFGRKPALSISMILMGLATLMIGCLPAYADWGIAAPLCLLILRMLQGIAVSGEFNGAGIFLTEKIGSTNPCLAGSWVSSAAAFGMVLGGLAAFIVSLPSMPAWAWRIPFIMGGLSCFVGLWLRQGIAESSVYLEQRHTQKAITLSLLQLCKTYKNSFYYVAAIAAFTGIYVYILNIYIVAFLTQSVELPTHHATFFAIFGESTVCLFIPLLAWVADKWQPEKQYQLSLLMIAATTPLLFTLMLSGNYLNIGLAMLLYGLLNGLMCGPIVKLLVDKFPIRARYTGISFAWSLSAAVFSGTAPMVAQYLNNTQNWQMGPAYYVSFTALIVFFIIQFTKTTPVFEGYTQAILRK
- a CDS encoding MFS transporter, whose amino-acid sequence is MDNQPMSTMKKLTPWIIWGLAASFFFSHYVVRVTPGIIVDDLKLAFINTTELEIGFLGAAFYLPYVIMQMPVGYLVDRFGPRLLLTIAVFLCGISSLLFASASIFDMAIASRIVLGFCSATAFVGALKLITTWFKPSQLAMIVGITQALGMAGASIGNGLAPYLVNAVGWRSAFTCYSVVFFTLSVLIFTIVRNHPKHKTADASASKPPASRPTAQKGAFKKVLLNRYTWLNAIFAGLLYAPSDVMGELWGKQFLKNIHLITEHQAEIAVSLLFVGWAVGGPIAGWLADHFGRRPIMTFSSLCSLIILPIIFYCPSIPLFLLFILTFTFGLTNTGLIASYTIAGELHDKEVSGFSMAIANMFSVLLGAMLMPLLGWLITYHSQGQVINGLVQYSSQDYQKATLILPICALLAFVLSFFIKETLAKEKRS